The Elgaria multicarinata webbii isolate HBS135686 ecotype San Diego chromosome 13, rElgMul1.1.pri, whole genome shotgun sequence region TGGGGGATGAGTtcttgaacgttccacctgtattcaaaacaaaatctctccaTCTTTAACATTAGGACCTTGACAAGAAAGCTTTTCAAGGCCTCTTTCTTTGATGTACCAACTTTCTATAAATAGGAGGTTCTAGTATGATACAAATTTGAATCAGGTAGTTCTTCACTCCCATACAGTTATGTCAATATGGCAATGTGTGAACATAACTTTAGGTATATGAATACACATGCAATTACCAACTCAAGCAGTTTACTGTAAATTGACAATGAGCATTTGTTACCTGCATCGCTCCATCCTGCCACTCCTTTCTCCCCACATGGATGAAATTGCAAAACTCCTTTCAAAAATCTGTGTCTCAACATGCATTTGTATGTATCTGAATAACATCCCAGCAGCAATACCTTGTTATGAATATTTTGTTAAAGTACTTCCCACTTGAATACCTTTCGTCTGATCTATAGTCTTGAACATGAAAAACTCCTGAATAACTTAGTTTAAGGAAAGAAATTAGAATGAGCTAAACCGAAGAAACTTGGTAGGTAGTTTCCGTTTAGGTGTGCAATGTGTTGGTGTCCTTTCAGCCTTCGATGCAGAAAGGCAAGTGACCATGCACTGAACCTGCAGAAAGTTGTGGGGGACAGGACACAAGCAGCCTCAAAGGCTAAAATCTGTTTCCAGAACAGACGATGCGGAAACGGAACTTTTCTTGGCAAGTTAGTGACTAATTTCCGGATGGAATCATCTTAagcacgtggggggggggggggaggaatgcaaTTAGAGGCACAGCTGTACTATCATTGTAGGGCTTAGTGTTGGAAGTGCTAAATCAACCCTTCCCTCCCGAGCACCTGGTATGAGCATGAGAGGATGGTCTCAAATGGGAATATCCAACTTCCATATTCTGGTATTCACCAAGGAAGATGGCTTGCTGAATTCAGCCTATTGCCCAAAAGTACCTTATCCAAGAGTGCCGCATTTCTGAAAGTTTAATAGAAATGTGGCATTTGTGTAACTTTCTTCCCTTCGAGAGCTTCTTCTCTCCTCAGGCGCTGTTTACAAAATTCACCCTACTTCTTTAGGAAAGCCTCAACTTTATGACTCCAGGCAAGTGGAGGGAGTAGTTACTTTGTTCTCATGGCATTTGGCAGAACTTGTTTGCTAATGGAAGACATGCATGTCTCTGCACCGGGGGGGACACCAAATCTCAGGCCTATAATTTTAATATCTGAGTCATTCATTTTGTCTTTGCTTGTACCCAAAGAGAACTTGTTCTGCCTGAGTATTTGTTACTTAGTATTTTTGGTTATAAAATAAAGTGGgttttcttcttttgaaaaatgtgccatTAAAACAAAAGGACTGATTTATTGCTTTTCACTCCAGCGTCCTTTGCTGACCATACACAGGCTTTGCCCTGGTTTGACAGCCTTCCATTTCACCATCAAGAATCCACTTCCCCAACTGAGCACTctgttttaattttgcttttaagTTTTGTTCTATTAATACCTCCTTTTAGCCAAAGCATTCTAGACTATTTACAATATAACTCCAAACAATAAAAAGTGCCAGAAAAAATTCTGGAGCTGCTTTTATTTCAGAAATTGTTCCAGTAAAGTTTTTAAGCTAACCCACATGTATGTAGAAAACTAAGAATTTACAGCCTTAATTGTATTTTCAGCTAGTCAAATTTTGCACTAAGGAAACCAAAAGTAATGTGGAAAGCTTACAAATTGCCTGATTTCTCAAGAATTTGGTCTTCATTTTACAGGAGGCAGAAAGATTCCCCCTCAATGGAATCTTTACTGTTACCCTGCATCTTTGCTCATAATAGGATTAGAAACTAGGATTCTTGGTAGTGCCAACAATATTATGAAGCAAGTACTAGTAACTGTAGGTGGCATTTTGTTGCTGAAATTTAACCTTTGACTGTGCAGTTCTCCGATATGCAGTGGTGGTAAGTAGGGAGTACGATTTTATCTTAGTTAAATTGACAAAAACATAACTGAACTATTAAATATGTATTTGAGCTTTTTAaacaaaattctaaagcaaactGGATTGGAACTGAACTTGGTCATAGTGAATAGTCCCATTGGAATCGATGGTCCTTGGCCCACTCTAACTATGACTTAAGTATGAATCCAACCCTTTGTTTTTAGATAATGTGGTGTAGCATCATTGTGAAGgaggcatttcctcttttctctctcaaatCAGGAATGCCTCCACAATAATGCATGCCAACTGCAATACTGAacaagtgcttcggctattgggcggtatagaaatgtaataaataaataaataaataaataagtaagtgcTTTTATAAATACATGCAAGTTTTTAATCAGCCTATTTTTTCACATTGACTAAATGTTGGaaacagaacataagagccctgctgcgacggaccaagggtccatccagtccagcattgttCAGGCAGTGgtggcccatgggaaacccataaccaggacatgaatgcaacagcaccccatGTTACCCAACTATTGGTATACAtagacatattgcctctgataacatatagccttcaggactagtagtcattgatagttttctccaggaatttgtctagcccccttttaaagccatcccaattagtGGTCATCATGTAGCAATTTCCATAgtttatatgctgtgtgaagcccatccttttatctgtcctgaatctcgcaCCAATCGGAATCCAAGTAATCTAGTAttctgagagggagaaaaatgtttctttatccacattctccacaccatgcataattatgtacacATCTGTCATGTGTAATAGGCGAATATGAGAACGTAGTTCATGGATCGTAGAACCCCTAAAGTCTTAGCTGGTGTTTTGTGCTGCATCCCCTCTCGCCTGGCAGACAGGCGCGCACCGTCCACTCTAAACCCCAAACTGCCATCTTATCCGCgattacttgggagcaagtccctTTAAATTTGTTAGGATTAACTTCCGCGTAGACGCCCGCCTAGGATCGCGCTGCACGGCTCCTGAAAGACGCGGATCCCAGGAGAGGAGGTCTTGCGCGCTCCTGCAAAGCGAGCAACCTCCGAAGCTTGGCCGGATCGAGCGCCATCTGCTCCGCATGCCCGCGGCTGCCGCCCCCATTGGTCTCCGCCATCACATGCTGGGCGGGGCTGGGGAGGAAGCAGATCCCTCCCCAACGCTTTCCTTCGTTTCCTCCCCTGCATCCCTCCGGCGCCCGAAGAAGAGAGGGAGCGGCTGGGATCGCGCACCATGGCCTGCCTCACGATTTATTGTACCTCGGTGACCGGCTCCAGGGAGGTAAGCGGCGCAGCAGGCACCGGCGGAGGGCGGCTGGCTTGTCCCCCAGCTCTGCCTCTGAGCCATCCTTCCCCAACGTCACGCCCTCCAGACGGTTGACCTCCgcgtcccatcatcccctgccagcatgggcgttgtagtcccaacacatcaggAAAACGCAAGGGTGGCGATGGCCGCTGAAGCGCCTGGTACTCCGCGGCGGCGCTGCCCCGACGCCCCCTCCGCAGCGTGCGCGCCGCTTTCTCTGtctcccccgccgccgccgcccaattCGGAGTTGGCTGCCTCTTCCCCCAGCTGCGCTTCTGCATCTCCCCCTCTCACTTCCGCGCTGGGACGCCCTCCCGGCTCCAGATGGACTCCCCTTCCATCTCCAGATGTGACGGTGGCTCCCGCTTTGTTTTTGTCTCTCCCAAACCCCGTGGATGAGATGATCCGTGAGAAATCGGAGGAGAATCTCAAATGGGGAATAATCCAATCCTAGGGTGGAGGAATGAGAGCGAGGCccagagctcccccccccccgccgccgccgcccccaggGGTGGAATCCTGCCTTCCAGTGTGCATGCCAGGCAGGGCGGCTAATAACTcgacatcagccttccccaatctggcgccctccagatgtgttggaacggCCACGCCCAGCATCAgttgatttggactacaactcccagcatgccttggttagggggatgctgggagttgtagaccagtgcatctggagggggccagattggggaaggctgctctacgtTGTGGGCCTGGCGGCTCCTGGATGTATAGAATTCCTCCAGTGAGGACATTTGTACCTACTTGGCTCAGCCCTTATTTAGGGAGGAACgggtccacacacaccctcccctacGAGGTGGAATTCCTGCTTCTGGCTCTTTGTTTTGCAGTGAGTGATCTCATCAGCGTGTGTTCATGGGTGTGTGACCTTCCATACCTATCGAATTCTACCACAGGGTGATTaatcttccttctctttcctcattttccctcctcctccgacACCTTTGTGTTTTCCGCAGATCAAATCCCAGCAGAGTGAAGTGACCAGGATCTTGGATGGAAAACACATCGAATACAACCTGGTGGATATCTCCCAGGATAATGCCCTGCGGGAAGAAATGAGGGCCAAATCCGGCAACCCCAAAGCCATCCCACCCCAGATTTTCAACGGGGAACACTACTGTGGGGTGAGTGGATGGCATATAGGAGAACtttgcagcagcaacaatagtagtagtagtaataataataattaataataataataaaccttcagaaactgggcctaccacaccaacatccagaaagcagtcataattaaaacatgctcaattgtcaggaaattcctgaatctgtaaaagacagcatgacttggcaaagcccatcatgtccgtctagaaaaaccgccatgagcaagaaagagatgatgattgatgatgatgatgatgatgatagtaataataatatgctaagaGCAAAAAGTTGAGGCTGGCTGCTCATAAGAGGCGTGACCGGTGTAGTCTGCCAGGAGAGGTTTTTATGGGAGGAGAATTCTAATACATGCTTACAGTTGAGCCTCGCAGAACCGTAGGGCTGTGTACTTGTGCAGCAGCCCCTGAGAACAAGCCTCGGTTTTGAACGTGAAGGCTCAAATGCAAACCAGGCCTTGCACAAACTGCCTGCCACAAAAGAGTGGGCAGACTGCTTAAGGCTCAGAAGGATCTGGTTGATTTGCAGTAGGTCTCTCAGGCTTTCTGGCCCCCAATACTTTAATAAGAGCAAGTAAGatttcaccccccaaaaaaatcctctGTCATGGCTGTCTTTGTGCTAAGTccttttctctcagcctcagtgttcctcacTTGGAAAATAGTACTATTTGATTGctttttggccaaataagctatcgtggtttatttaacccatcgtgggttatcgtgatgtctgaacccggtctatatatgtgtgtgtcggAGGCTCTGTATTATTATCAAGCAACCTTTCCCATGGCAGCTGGTGCTGTCCACGTGTGCTGCACAACAATTTCCattagcccctgccagcatggccacatctggaagacatcagaTTAAAGAAGGTTGTTTCAAAGTCTTGCAGATGAGCAAAGTTTGGAGGCTTTAAGCTCTGCCCACAAATAACACTTGAATGTCCCCTTAAAGCAGGAGGGACTTCAGGTTTGCAGGGTCTGCTTTATTTTTGTTAGAACTCTGAGATTCACCAACTgtgaatgtaacaaataaaaagcaTACACATAGAACTGAAAGAATTTTGGGCCCTGGATTTGTTTAGAGTACCGGAACTAGACTAAATGGAACTCAGCTACCCCACAGTTAGTTACATCAAGCTTTTTTCACTGAAGTTGTATAATTTAAGGCAGAAGGG contains the following coding sequences:
- the SH3BGRL3 gene encoding SH3 domain-binding glutamic acid-rich-like protein 3 codes for the protein MACLTIYCTSVTGSREIKSQQSEVTRILDGKHIEYNLVDISQDNALREEMRAKSGNPKAIPPQIFNGEHYCGDYELFVEAVEQKVLLEFLKLA